In a genomic window of Anoxybacter fermentans:
- a CDS encoding Asp23/Gls24 family envelope stress response protein, with translation MGHELSNNYGKISISREVIAVIAGLAAMECYGLVGMASQKVQDGLAELLGRENLTKGVTVRIDGNEVIIDLFIIVEYGINITEVANNVINKVKYTVEKMTGIKPSKININVQGVRIGAAY, from the coding sequence ATGGGGCATGAATTAAGTAATAATTACGGGAAGATTAGTATTTCACGTGAAGTCATTGCTGTTATAGCAGGTCTTGCTGCTATGGAATGTTATGGTCTAGTAGGTATGGCTTCACAAAAAGTTCAGGATGGATTAGCAGAACTTCTTGGGCGTGAAAATCTGACTAAAGGAGTTACTGTTAGAATCGATGGGAATGAGGTAATTATAGACCTTTTTATTATTGTTGAATACGGGATCAATATTACTGAAGTTGCTAATAATGTTATAAATAAAGTAAAATATACCGTAGAAAAAATGACTGGAATCAAACCTTCAAAAATAAATATTAATGTTCAGGGAGTGAGAATAGGTGCTGCATACTAA
- the rpmB gene encoding 50S ribosomal protein L28, whose product MARVCEICGKSRVKARTIVRRGKAKKKGGVGRNITGISLRTQKPNLKKVRAIVNGSPKRIRVCTQCLKSGRVERAI is encoded by the coding sequence ATGGCTCGTGTATGCGAAATTTGCGGAAAAAGTCGCGTTAAAGCAAGAACAATTGTTAGGCGCGGTAAAGCTAAGAAAAAAGGTGGGGTTGGTCGGAACATAACCGGAATCTCCCTTAGAACTCAAAAACCAAATCTGAAAAAGGTAAGAGCTATTGTAAATGGTAGCCCCAAGCGGATTCGTGTATGTACGCAATGCCTTAAATCCGGCCGTGTTGAAAGAGCCATTTAA
- a CDS encoding formate/nitrite transporter family protein — MAFYSPKEVAKLTVEGGVKKANQGTTELLISSFLAGAFIAMAAEASTMVGHDVAKYLGYGITKFLIGSVFSLGLLLVVICGASLFTGNNLIIMAYLSGRTTLKKMFRNWGWVFLGNFIGSIFVAYVMYKTNLWQANHYLVGASALKIANAKVNLTITEAFFRGIMCNWLVCLAVWAMTSARDIIGKVAVCYFIIMAFVASGFEHVIANMYYIPIGLFLKDHFQVVQAAGLENALSSLTWTSMVVKNFIPVLLGNIVGGAFFVGTLYWAIYLRESPVQVEETGLDINS, encoded by the coding sequence ATGGCGTTTTATTCTCCAAAGGAAGTGGCTAAACTTACCGTTGAGGGAGGCGTAAAAAAAGCCAATCAAGGAACAACTGAACTTTTAATATCTTCATTTCTGGCAGGAGCTTTTATTGCTATGGCAGCAGAAGCATCAACAATGGTTGGACATGATGTGGCAAAATATCTGGGTTATGGAATTACAAAATTTTTAATTGGTAGTGTTTTTAGTCTTGGATTATTATTGGTGGTAATCTGCGGTGCTAGTCTTTTTACTGGAAACAATTTGATCATAATGGCTTATTTGAGCGGCAGAACTACTCTTAAAAAAATGTTTCGTAATTGGGGATGGGTCTTTTTAGGAAACTTTATTGGTTCCATTTTTGTAGCTTATGTTATGTATAAAACAAATCTCTGGCAGGCCAATCATTATTTGGTTGGTGCATCTGCTTTAAAGATTGCTAATGCCAAAGTAAATTTGACCATTACAGAAGCTTTTTTTAGAGGGATCATGTGCAACTGGCTGGTATGTCTGGCTGTCTGGGCAATGACTTCAGCTAGAGATATAATTGGTAAAGTAGCAGTCTGTTATTTTATCATTATGGCTTTTGTGGCCAGCGGATTTGAACATGTTATAGCAAATATGTATTATATACCTATTGGCCTGTTTTTGAAAGATCATTTCCAGGTGGTTCAAGCTGCTGGATTAGAGAATGCTCTATCTTCCTTAACCTGGACAAGTATGGTTGTAAAGAACTTTATTCCTGTTCTTTTGGGGAATATTGTTGGAGGAGCCTTTTTTGTCGGCACCTTATATTGGGCTATATATCTTCGGGAATCCCCTGTTCAAGTAGAAGAAACCGGGTTGGATATCAATTCTTAA
- the mobA gene encoding molybdenum cofactor guanylyltransferase gives MNAILLTGGKSSRFGRNKALIKFESEVLIERITKTLKEFFDRVYVVGSDKRTYSFLKGVKLIEDVIPDKGPLEGFISDLVILRFNIIF, from the coding sequence ATGAATGCCATCTTATTAACAGGTGGAAAAAGTTCTCGTTTTGGTAGGAATAAAGCTTTGATTAAATTTGAAAGTGAAGTATTGATTGAAAGAATAACTAAAACTTTAAAAGAATTTTTTGATCGTGTTTATGTTGTCGGAAGCGATAAAAGAACCTATTCCTTTTTAAAGGGAGTAAAACTGATAGAAGATGTTATTCCGGACAAAGGTCCTTTGGAGGGTTTTATATCGGACTTAGTTATTTTACGTTTCAATATAATTTTTTAA
- the grdD gene encoding glycine/sarcosine/betaine reductase complex component C subunit alpha: protein MDSRKKLGQIFNQIADAIETGTFGKKTRVVLTTLGSEHGHLELVKGAEIAQARNSDLEVILIGPACDTSLELHEVTCEKEAHEKMEAMLKNGEADAAVTMHYNFPVGVSTVGRVITPGTGREMIIATTTGTSDTHRVGAMVKNAIYGVATAKAIGIDKPKVGILNVDGARQCEKILKELKKNGYGIEFTESARADGGVVMRGNDLLMGTPDVMVTDTLTGNLLMKIFSSFTTGGSYEALGYGYGPGVGEDFDMIICILSRASGAPVVAGAIRYAADVAQGKIMAIVDAEIKAARKAGLDNQLEALKKTSASEVEEVKAPPKVTVDEEIPGVDILQIDDAVKVLWKEGIYAETGMGCTGPVVLVPSAEGERARELLKEAGYIL from the coding sequence ATAGATTCTAGAAAGAAGTTAGGGCAGATTTTTAATCAGATCGCAGATGCTATTGAGACTGGAACTTTTGGAAAAAAGACCCGGGTGGTTTTAACCACCCTTGGTAGTGAGCATGGCCATTTAGAATTGGTTAAAGGGGCAGAAATAGCTCAGGCCAGAAATTCTGATCTGGAAGTTATTCTTATTGGGCCAGCTTGTGATACCTCTTTAGAACTCCATGAAGTTACCTGTGAAAAGGAAGCTCATGAGAAAATGGAAGCCATGCTCAAAAATGGAGAAGCAGATGCAGCTGTTACTATGCATTATAACTTCCCGGTTGGTGTATCTACTGTGGGACGTGTTATCACTCCGGGAACCGGGCGGGAAATGATTATTGCCACTACTACCGGTACTTCTGATACTCACCGGGTAGGGGCAATGGTTAAAAACGCTATTTATGGAGTTGCTACTGCTAAAGCTATTGGGATAGATAAACCCAAAGTAGGTATTTTAAATGTTGATGGTGCACGGCAATGTGAAAAGATTTTAAAAGAATTAAAGAAAAATGGATATGGTATCGAATTTACTGAATCTGCCCGGGCCGACGGTGGGGTTGTAATGAGAGGGAATGACCTTTTGATGGGTACTCCCGATGTAATGGTTACCGATACTTTAACAGGTAATCTGCTGATGAAAATTTTCTCTAGCTTTACCACCGGCGGTAGTTATGAAGCATTAGGTTATGGTTATGGTCCTGGTGTGGGTGAAGACTTTGATATGATTATCTGTATCCTTTCAAGGGCATCCGGTGCTCCTGTTGTTGCTGGAGCTATCCGGTATGCTGCTGATGTAGCTCAGGGTAAGATCATGGCTATAGTTGATGCCGAGATTAAAGCTGCCAGAAAAGCCGGGCTGGATAATCAGTTGGAGGCTTTAAAGAAAACTTCTGCTTCTGAAGTAGAGGAAGTTAAAGCCCCACCGAAGGTTACTGTAGATGAAGAAATTCCGGGTGTAGATATCCTTCAGATAGATGATGCAGTTAAGGTACTCTGGAAAGAAGGAATCTATGCTGAGACCGGTATGGGCTGTACTGGCCCTGTTGTTTTAGTTCCTTCTGCTGAAGGGGAAAGAGCTAGGGAATTATTGAAAGAAGCTGGATATATATTATAA
- the grdC gene encoding glycine/sarcosine/betaine reductase complex component C subunit beta: protein MTLPVVKGASYILVHTPTTLFHYGSTQTQTRLKDPDAEYLKKIPEFLRSFDDCVAYAPNQVFIGNILPDELNNIPQPWYENPVSNASRFGEMGEIMPEDEFFGLVKLYDSFDLVKLTKEFTAEVKSKLESHPIFSKKDLKGLGDGVELSEIEELVNKHVAEGLYLGEKLVGCIKQAHDTDPNLNAHVMLENLMTKASGILALLNLEKQGFDLSEIEYVIEASEEACGDINQRGGGNFAKAMAEMAGCVNATGSDTRSFCAAPAHALVNAAALVKAGVYKTVAVIAGGAVAKLGMNGKDHVAKNIPLLEDCLGGFAILVTANDGESPIIRTDLVGRHTVGTGSSPQAVITALVTNPLDKGGLKITDIDKYSVEMQNPEITKPAGAGNVPEANYKMIAALGVKRGDLERTEIPEFVKKHGMPGFAPTQGHIPSGVPFVGPAMKMMKAGQIEKVMIIGKGSLFLGRMTNLFDGVSFVMEKNTGVVEETVASEDDVKLKKMVADAMRELAQILLKEEK from the coding sequence ATGACATTGCCTGTAGTAAAAGGAGCCAGTTACATTCTGGTTCATACTCCTACAACTCTCTTTCACTATGGTTCTACTCAAACCCAAACCCGTTTAAAAGATCCTGATGCTGAATATTTAAAGAAGATTCCTGAATTTTTAAGAAGTTTTGACGATTGTGTTGCATATGCTCCTAACCAGGTTTTTATCGGTAACATTTTACCAGATGAGTTAAACAATATCCCTCAGCCCTGGTATGAAAATCCTGTAAGTAATGCTTCCCGTTTTGGTGAAATGGGAGAGATTATGCCTGAAGATGAATTTTTTGGTTTAGTCAAGCTGTATGACAGTTTTGATCTTGTTAAATTGACTAAAGAATTTACTGCTGAAGTAAAATCCAAATTAGAATCTCACCCCATTTTTAGTAAGAAAGATTTAAAAGGTCTGGGTGATGGTGTAGAATTAAGTGAGATTGAAGAACTGGTCAACAAGCATGTAGCAGAAGGTTTATATCTGGGCGAAAAGTTGGTCGGGTGCATTAAACAGGCTCATGATACAGACCCCAACTTAAATGCTCATGTTATGTTAGAAAATTTAATGACTAAAGCTTCCGGTATTTTGGCTCTATTAAACCTTGAGAAACAGGGATTTGATCTTTCTGAAATTGAATACGTAATTGAGGCTTCTGAAGAAGCTTGCGGTGATATCAATCAGCGCGGTGGTGGTAATTTTGCTAAGGCTATGGCTGAGATGGCCGGTTGTGTGAATGCAACTGGATCGGATACAAGAAGTTTCTGTGCGGCTCCAGCCCATGCTCTAGTGAATGCTGCTGCTTTAGTTAAAGCTGGTGTATACAAAACTGTTGCAGTTATAGCCGGCGGTGCTGTTGCTAAACTGGGTATGAACGGTAAAGATCATGTGGCTAAAAATATACCTTTACTTGAAGATTGTCTGGGTGGTTTTGCTATACTTGTTACTGCAAATGATGGCGAAAGTCCAATTATTAGAACCGACCTGGTAGGACGTCACACTGTGGGTACAGGTTCTTCTCCACAGGCTGTTATTACTGCTCTGGTAACCAATCCACTGGATAAAGGTGGTTTGAAGATTACTGATATTGATAAATATTCAGTAGAAATGCAGAATCCGGAGATTACTAAACCTGCTGGTGCAGGTAATGTACCTGAAGCTAATTATAAGATGATTGCCGCTTTAGGTGTAAAACGAGGTGATCTTGAGCGGACTGAGATTCCCGAATTTGTTAAAAAACATGGTATGCCTGGTTTCGCTCCAACTCAGGGCCATATTCCTTCTGGTGTTCCATTCGTTGGTCCTGCTATGAAGATGATGAAAGCTGGTCAGATTGAAAAGGTCATGATTATTGGTAAGGGTAGTCTGTTCTTAGGCCGGATGACCAATCTCTTTGATGGTGTATCTTTTGTAATGGAAAAGAACACCGGTGTGGTTGAAGAAACTGTTGCTAGTGAAGATGATGTCAAACTGAAGAAGATGGTTGCCGATGCAATGCGTGAATTAGCTCAAATTCTTCTCAAAGAAGAAAAGTAG
- the grdB gene encoding glycine reductase complex selenoprotein B gives MGKKRILHYLNQFFGQIGGEDKAHIEPMLKEGPVGAGVAINNGLGDSAEIVATIICGDSYFNENLEDAKAKIQEYIDQIKPDLVIAGPAFNAGRYGMACGHVAEVAAKNGIPVISGMYKENPGVEIFAKYAYILPTADSAAGMRKAVPAIVEFTKKYIETDGNVGGPEEAGYFPRGIRKNFFAEERGSLRAVKMLIKKLKGEDFVTEYPMPDFDRVAPNPPVADISKAKIALVTSGGIVPKGNPDRIESSSASKYGKYKLTDIDDFTPENSQTAHGGYDPVYANEDADRVLPLDVVKEMVKEGKIGSLHDYWYATVGNGTSVANAKRYAQEIAKDLVADGVQAVILTSTUGTCTRCGATMVKEIERAGIPVVHIATVVPISLTVGANRIVPAVAIPHPLGNPKLDKAEEKKLRRRLVEKALRALETEVHEQTVFED, from the coding sequence ATGGGTAAAAAGCGTATTCTTCACTATCTGAACCAGTTCTTCGGCCAAATTGGTGGCGAAGATAAAGCTCATATCGAGCCTATGTTAAAAGAGGGCCCAGTTGGGGCAGGTGTCGCCATCAATAATGGACTGGGAGATAGTGCTGAAATAGTTGCGACTATCATCTGTGGTGATAGTTATTTCAATGAAAATCTGGAAGATGCTAAAGCGAAAATACAGGAATACATAGATCAGATCAAACCTGATTTAGTAATTGCGGGTCCTGCCTTCAACGCAGGACGTTATGGTATGGCCTGTGGTCATGTGGCTGAAGTGGCTGCGAAGAATGGTATTCCTGTAATTTCAGGTATGTACAAAGAAAACCCAGGAGTAGAAATCTTTGCTAAGTATGCATATATTCTGCCAACTGCAGACTCTGCTGCAGGGATGCGAAAAGCTGTTCCGGCTATCGTAGAATTTACTAAAAAATATATTGAAACTGATGGTAATGTTGGTGGACCAGAAGAAGCTGGTTACTTCCCACGCGGAATCCGGAAGAATTTCTTTGCGGAAGAGCGTGGTTCTTTACGGGCTGTTAAAATGTTAATTAAGAAACTGAAAGGCGAAGATTTTGTTACTGAATATCCTATGCCGGATTTTGATAGAGTCGCTCCAAATCCTCCTGTTGCTGATATTAGCAAAGCCAAAATTGCTCTGGTTACTTCCGGCGGTATTGTACCAAAGGGTAATCCTGATCGTATTGAATCTTCGAGTGCTTCCAAGTACGGTAAATATAAACTGACTGATATTGATGACTTTACTCCTGAAAACAGTCAAACCGCTCACGGTGGTTATGACCCGGTATATGCTAATGAAGACGCTGACCGGGTACTGCCTCTTGATGTAGTTAAAGAAATGGTTAAAGAAGGTAAAATTGGTAGTTTGCATGATTACTGGTATGCGACTGTTGGTAATGGTACTTCTGTAGCAAATGCAAAGCGGTATGCTCAGGAGATTGCCAAAGACCTGGTCGCTGATGGTGTTCAGGCAGTTATACTTACCAGCACCTGAGGAACATGTACTCGTTGCGGTGCAACGATGGTAAAAGAGATTGAGCGGGCTGGTATCCCTGTAGTTCACATAGCTACCGTAGTTCCAATTTCCTTAACAGTTGGTGCTAACAGAATTGTACCGGCTGTAGCAATTCCACATCCACTGGGCAATCCTAAGCTGGATAAAGCTGAGGAGAAAAAGCTCCGCCGTAGATTAGTTGAAAAAGCATTAAGGGCTTTAGAAACTGAAGTACATGAGCAAACTGTATTTGAAGATTAA
- the grdA gene encoding glycine/sarcosine/betaine reductase complex selenoprotein A, translated as MLKGKKVAIIGDRDGIPGPAIEECIKTTEAEVVMVTTECFVUTAAGAMDLEIQGRIKELAEKYGPENLVVVLGGAEAEASGLACETVTNGDPTFAGPLAGVQLGLLCYHIFELKDEIDPAVYDEQVSMMEMVLDMDAIIEEVSKYRNMYCKFL; from the coding sequence ATGCTCAAAGGCAAGAAAGTTGCAATCATTGGTGACCGCGATGGTATCCCTGGTCCAGCTATCGAAGAATGTATTAAGACAACCGAAGCTGAAGTAGTAATGGTAACTACCGAGTGTTTTGTCTGAACTGCCGCAGGTGCCATGGACCTGGAAATCCAAGGGCGGATCAAAGAACTGGCCGAAAAGTATGGTCCAGAAAATTTAGTAGTAGTTTTAGGTGGGGCCGAAGCAGAAGCTTCCGGTCTTGCATGTGAAACTGTTACTAATGGAGATCCAACCTTTGCAGGTCCATTGGCTGGAGTCCAGTTGGGACTCTTGTGTTATCACATTTTTGAATTGAAGGATGAGATTGATCCTGCTGTATATGACGAGCAGGTCAGTATGATGGAAATGGTATTGGATATGGATGCTATCATTGAAGAAGTATCCAAGTATAGAAATATGTACTGCAAATTCCTTTAA
- a CDS encoding glycine/sarcosine/betaine reductase component B subunit — protein sequence MRLELGKIYIKDVQFGDKTEVKNGILTINKEELIEKLSGDARIASIDVDLAKPGEEVRIIPVKDVIEPRVKVEGNGGVFPGFVSKVETVGSGRTHVLKGAAVVTTGKIVGFQEGIIDMSGPGADYTPFSKTYNIVVKAEPVDNLPQHEHEAALRLIGLKAAQYIGEAGRNVEPDEIETYEALPFFEGAEKYKDLPRVAYIYMLQSQGLLHDTYVYGVDAKQILPTLIYPTEVFDGAIVSGNCVSACDKNTTYHHQNNPVIEDLYKYHGKEYNFVGVIITNENVTLADKERSSNYTAKLASMLNLDAAIISEEGFGNPDADLIMNCKKLEAQGIKTVLITDEYAGRDGASQSLADADPSATAVVTAGNANETITLPPMKKIIGHIEAADVIAGGFAGSLAEDGSITVEIQAITGATNELGFSKLSAQGF from the coding sequence ATGCGTCTTGAGTTAGGAAAGATTTATATTAAAGATGTACAATTTGGAGACAAGACTGAGGTAAAAAATGGAATCCTCACTATTAATAAAGAAGAACTGATTGAAAAACTGAGCGGTGACGCCAGAATTGCTTCTATTGATGTTGATCTGGCTAAACCAGGCGAAGAAGTCAGGATTATTCCTGTCAAAGACGTTATTGAGCCGCGTGTTAAAGTTGAAGGCAATGGCGGTGTATTTCCGGGTTTTGTCTCCAAAGTAGAAACTGTAGGTTCTGGTCGGACCCATGTTCTTAAAGGGGCTGCTGTGGTAACTACAGGTAAGATTGTCGGTTTCCAGGAAGGTATTATTGATATGAGCGGTCCTGGTGCTGATTATACTCCGTTCTCCAAGACTTACAATATTGTAGTCAAGGCAGAACCTGTAGACAACTTGCCCCAACATGAGCATGAAGCTGCCTTACGCTTGATTGGTCTTAAAGCTGCTCAATATATTGGAGAAGCTGGCCGAAATGTAGAACCTGATGAAATTGAAACTTATGAAGCTCTGCCATTCTTTGAAGGTGCAGAGAAATATAAAGATCTGCCAAGAGTAGCATATATTTATATGTTGCAAAGCCAGGGTCTGCTTCATGATACCTATGTTTATGGAGTTGACGCTAAGCAGATTTTGCCAACCCTTATTTATCCAACTGAAGTATTTGATGGAGCTATTGTTAGCGGTAACTGTGTTTCTGCCTGTGATAAAAACACTACTTACCATCATCAGAACAATCCAGTTATCGAAGATCTATACAAATATCATGGTAAAGAGTATAATTTTGTTGGTGTAATAATCACTAATGAAAATGTAACTCTTGCTGATAAAGAACGTTCTTCTAACTATACTGCAAAATTGGCCAGTATGTTGAACTTAGATGCTGCTATTATTTCCGAAGAAGGTTTCGGTAACCCAGATGCAGATTTAATCATGAACTGCAAGAAATTGGAAGCTCAAGGAATTAAGACTGTTCTTATTACAGACGAATATGCAGGTCGCGATGGTGCTTCACAGTCTTTAGCTGATGCTGATCCATCTGCAACTGCCGTGGTTACCGCTGGTAATGCTAATGAAACTATTACTCTGCCGCCAATGAAGAAGATTATTGGTCATATTGAAGCCGCTGATGTAATAGCTGGTGGTTTTGCTGGTTCATTAGCAGAAGATGGTAGTATTACTGTTGAGATTCAGGCTATTACCGGTGCTACTAATGAGCTTGGTTTTAGCAAGTTGTCTGCTCAAGGTTTCTAA
- the trxA gene encoding thioredoxin TrxA, protein MLEVNKENFEAEVLEASKSQPVMVDYYSPKCEPCQELMPEVEALAEKYGEKMKFCKLDITKNRRLAISQRVMGLPTMCFYKDGEKVAQLSGEDLTAAEIEEEIKKHI, encoded by the coding sequence ATGCTTGAAGTAAACAAGGAGAATTTTGAGGCCGAAGTTTTGGAGGCTTCTAAATCTCAACCGGTAATGGTTGATTATTATAGTCCTAAGTGTGAGCCTTGTCAGGAGTTGATGCCTGAAGTTGAAGCTCTGGCTGAGAAGTATGGTGAAAAGATGAAATTCTGTAAACTGGATATTACTAAAAATCGTCGTCTTGCTATTAGCCAGCGAGTTATGGGATTGCCAACCATGTGCTTTTATAAAGACGGCGAGAAAGTAGCCCAATTAAGTGGCGAAGATTTAACCGCTGCTGAGATTGAAGAGGAAATTAAAAAACATATCTAA
- the trxB gene encoding thioredoxin-disulfide reductase, which translates to MNKEYDLLIIGGGPAGLAAGIYGSRAKLKTAIIEKKRKPGGQAATTEEMENYPGFAQGTTGPELTKRMAEHAKAFGAEFIRTEALEIKCEGDKRIVKTRDGDLVTKTVIIATGAEPRVLGVKGEGEFRGRGVSYCATCDADFYTDLDVVVVGNGDAAVEEAIYLTRFARKVTIIVVHDEGIMDATKVIQERAYANPKIDFVWNSVLEEVVGDEVVTGVKIKNLKTGEITEMPCDGVFFFVGTVPKTDFVKDLIEMDDFGYIITNDKMETNVPGIFAAGDVRQKYLRQVVTAAADGAIAATAAEKYIAEEEGFKTDVLNADKPVLVIFWSPTVESTFDTINMLENLGLEEKNVKLVKIDTYKNRLIADRYEIKNIPTLLYFVDGELKNRLEDVTKENVLKIIEG; encoded by the coding sequence ATGAATAAAGAATATGATCTGTTAATTATTGGTGGAGGGCCAGCAGGTCTGGCAGCCGGAATTTACGGTTCCCGTGCTAAGCTGAAAACAGCAATTATTGAAAAGAAGAGAAAACCAGGTGGGCAAGCTGCTACTACTGAGGAGATGGAGAACTATCCTGGTTTTGCGCAAGGTACGACTGGGCCTGAATTGACAAAAAGAATGGCTGAACATGCAAAAGCTTTTGGAGCTGAGTTTATCAGGACAGAAGCTTTAGAGATTAAATGTGAAGGCGATAAGCGAATTGTTAAAACCCGGGATGGTGATCTGGTTACTAAGACTGTTATCATTGCTACCGGTGCTGAACCACGGGTTTTGGGAGTTAAAGGAGAAGGTGAATTTAGGGGTCGCGGTGTATCATATTGCGCTACATGTGATGCTGACTTTTATACCGATCTGGATGTAGTTGTTGTTGGTAATGGTGATGCTGCGGTTGAGGAAGCAATTTATCTAACCAGGTTTGCAAGAAAAGTAACAATTATAGTTGTTCATGATGAAGGAATTATGGATGCTACAAAGGTAATCCAGGAGAGAGCTTATGCAAATCCAAAAATTGATTTTGTCTGGAATTCTGTTTTAGAGGAAGTTGTAGGAGATGAAGTAGTAACCGGTGTAAAAATCAAAAATCTAAAGACCGGTGAAATTACTGAAATGCCCTGTGATGGAGTATTCTTCTTTGTCGGTACAGTTCCTAAGACTGATTTTGTAAAAGATCTTATTGAAATGGATGATTTTGGTTATATTATAACCAATGATAAGATGGAGACAAATGTTCCTGGAATATTTGCTGCTGGTGACGTACGGCAAAAGTATCTCCGCCAGGTTGTTACTGCAGCGGCTGATGGTGCTATAGCTGCTACTGCTGCTGAGAAATATATTGCTGAAGAGGAAGGATTTAAAACCGATGTATTAAATGCTGATAAACCAGTTTTAGTTATCTTCTGGAGTCCTACTGTTGAATCTACCTTTGATACTATTAACATGTTGGAAAACTTGGGTTTAGAAGAGAAGAATGTCAAATTAGTTAAAATCGATACATATAAAAACCGTTTGATCGCTGACCGCTATGAAATTAAGAATATTCCAACTCTACTTTACTTTGTTGATGGTGAACTTAAGAATCGGCTTGAAGATGTTACAAAAGAAAATGTATTAAAAATTATAGAAGGTTAG
- a CDS encoding GrdX family protein has product MRQILIITNNPAVIERYKQQEMIIEKTVKDVLIRTRDLVHIGHKLISHPMAGSIKPNATPYRSIMVSLKPGKLDFNSLSIIEDAIRKFEQFQKDHPIPNWSENVLKDFQELDLTLLTSGYQSLVE; this is encoded by the coding sequence TTGAGACAGATTTTAATTATAACAAATAATCCGGCGGTAATTGAAAGATATAAACAACAGGAGATGATTATTGAAAAAACAGTTAAAGATGTACTGATTCGGACAAGGGATTTAGTACATATTGGCCACAAATTAATAAGCCATCCAATGGCCGGAAGCATTAAACCTAATGCGACTCCCTATCGTTCCATAATGGTCAGTCTTAAACCAGGTAAGTTAGACTTTAATTCATTATCAATTATCGAAGACGCTATCAGAAAATTTGAACAGTTTCAAAAAGATCACCCTATACCCAATTGGTCTGAAAATGTCTTAAAAGATTTTCAGGAATTAGATTTGACTTTATTGACCAGTGGATACCAATCTCTGGTTGAATAA